One window of the Maylandia zebra isolate NMK-2024a linkage group LG19, Mzebra_GT3a, whole genome shotgun sequence genome contains the following:
- the acp7 gene encoding acid phosphatase type 7 produces MSPVHAACALLFAAPLLVLSVPPIWTQPEQVHLSYGGMPGTMVVTWTTFNETESKVEYSLLGARLFEMSAIGHATLFVDSGTEKRKMFIHRVTLRGLKPAASYVYHCGSEEGWSDVFFFTALNDSTTSSPRFAFYGDLGNENPQSLARLQKETQLGTYDVILHIGDFAYDMHEDNARIGDEFMRQIESIAAYVPYMTCPGNHEATYNFSNYRNRFSMPGQTESLWYSWNLGSAHIISISTEVYFYLDFGQDLLFKQYDWLEKDLEEANKPENRAVRPWIITMGHRPMYCSDDDQDDCTKFESYVRLGRNDTKPPAPGLEDLFYRYGVDVELWAHEHTYERLWPVYGDKVFNGSREQPYVNPKAPVHIITGSAGCREKTDKFNPNPKEWSAFRSRDYGYSRMQVVNGTHLYLEQVSDDQNGKVIDSIWVVKEKHGFSARV; encoded by the exons ATGTCGCCTGTTCACGCTGCCTGTGCTTTGCTATTTGCTGCACCCCTGCTGGTGCTCAGTGTTCCTCCTATTTGGACCCAGCCAGAACAGGTGCACCTCTCCTATGGAG GAATGCCAGGCACTATGGTAGTGACCTGGACAACCTTCAATGAGACAGAGAGCAAGGTGGAGTATAGCCTTCTGGGGGCTCGGCTCTTTGAGATGAGCGCCATAGGACACGCGACTCTGTTTGTTGACTCGGGAACGGAAAAGAGGAAGATGTTCATTCACAGGGTCACACTCAGAGGCCTCAAACCGGCAGCTTCGTATG TCTACCACTGTGGCAGTGAAGAAGGCTGGAGCGACGTGTTCTTCTTCACTGCTCTTAATGACAGCACTACGTCCAGTCCCAGGTTTGCTTTTTATGGTGACCTCGGCAATGAGAACCCCCAGTCTCTGGCTCGACTGCAAAAGGAAACTCAGCTCGGAACGTACGATGTCATCTTACACATAG GAGACTTTGCCTATGACATGCATGAG GATAATGCCAGGATTGGAGACGAGTTCATGAGGCAGATCGAGTCCATAGCTGCCTACGTGCCCTACATGACCTGTCCCGGCAACCATGAAGCTACATA CAACTTCTCCAACTACAGGAATCGCTTCAGCATGCCAGGCCAGACCGAGAGCCTGTGGTACAG CTGGAACCTGGGCTCAGCGCACATAATCTCCATTTCCACCGAGGTTTACTTCTATCTTGACTTTGGCCAGGACCTCCTCTTCAAGCAGTACGACTGGCTGGAGAAAGACCTGGAG GAGGCCAACAAGCCCGAGAACAGAGCAGTGCGTCCTTGGATCATAACCATGGGGCACCGGCCCATGTACTGCTCTGATGATGACCAGGATGACTGTACTAAGTTTGAATCCTAT GTCCGTCTGGGAAGGAATGACACAAAACCACCGGCTCCAGGTCTTGAGGATCTATTTTACCGTTATG gaGTGGATGTGGAGTTGTGGGCACATGAGCACACGTATGAGAGGCTGTGGCCTGTGTATGGTGATAAG GTATTCAATGGCAGCAGAGAACAGCCTTACGTGAACCCCAAAGCTCCAGTCCACATTATCACAGGCTCTGCT GGCTGCAGAGAGAAGACTGACAAGTTCAATCCAAACCCCAAAGAGTGGAGTGCTTTCCGCAGCAGAGACTATGGCTACAGCCGTATGCAGGTGGTCAATGGAACCCACCTGTACTTGGAGCAGGTGTCTGATGACCAG AATGGGAAGGTGATTGACAGCATATGGGtggtgaaagaaaaacatggcTTCTCTGCCCGGGTATGA
- the LOC101487978 gene encoding KATNB1-like protein 1 isoform X2, translating to MDSSSLIRAGVLCHRKTSHSFPGTTDIMDPNTEDAESQNVEDRLHHDAAQYKVSYPKGRNTKQADDAANEECNKKRYPVSRSGNNPGRVKRVVSCKRKTHHLTVARRKQLGSGRTCDAPNKENETKVLQGTQQDIFSMDPWDFPFHVNNINNNQGTDRTGCEEADYCVLTELTRDHNTLTDVLFGRNLRLKVALTLWQRNVGELLTYFLSIDEDSSKITIGCCVDLFPLVGKVLSSPYEEHLTVGLKWVNSVLKNWWEDLKDSGFSGSTNSLLDENFQVFNQQLWELWQQEPVLKSVPGPAGDMAKVIDSFLSKLTCQQ from the exons ATATAATGGACCCCAACACTGAAGATGCAGAGAGCCAAAATGTTGAGGATCGCTTGCATCATGATGCAGCACAGTACAAAGTGAGCTATCCTAAAGGGAGAAACACAAAACAG GCGGATGATGCTGCAAATGAAGAGTGCAACAAAAAGAG ATACCCGGTTAGCCGCTCTGGGAACAACCCAGGCAGAGTGAAGCGGGTAGTGTCATGTAAAAGGAAGACTCATCATCTGACTGTGGCTCGAAGAAAGCAGCTTGGGTCTGGGAGAACTTGTGATGCtccaaacaaggaaaatgaaacaaaagtcTTGCagggcacacagcaggatattttcAGTATGGACCCCTGGGATTTCCCATTTCATGtcaataatatcaataacaaccAAGGAACTGATAGAACTGGTTGTGAAGAGGCTGACTACTGTGTACTGACTGAG CTCACGAGGGATCACAACACGCTGACTGACGTGCTTTTTGGAAGAAATCTAAGACTCAAAGTGGCTTTAACGTTGTGGCAGAGAAATGTTGGAGAGCTGCTGACATACTTTCTGAG CATTGATGAGGATTCTTCAAAGATAACCATCGGCTGTTGTGTCGACCTCTTTCCTTTAGTTGGCAAAGTCCTCAGCAGTCCATATGAAGA GCATCTTACTGTTGGCCTAAAGTGGgtaaattcagttttaaaaaacTGGTGGGAGGATCTAAAAGATAGTGGCTTCAGTGGCTCAACAAACTCTCTGCTGGATGA AAACTTTCAAGTTTTTAATCAGCAGTTATGGGAATTGTGGCAGCAGGAACCCGTTTTGAAGTCTGTTCCAGGACCTGCAGGAGACATGGCAAAG GTCATCGATTCCTTCCTGTCTAAACTCACATGTCAGCAGTGA
- the LOC101487978 gene encoding KATNB1-like protein 1 isoform X1, giving the protein MDSSSLIRAGVLCHRKTSHSFPGTTDIMDPNTEDAESQNVEDRLHHDAAQYKVSYPKGRNTKQADDAANEECNKKRYPVSRSGNNPGRVKRVVSCKRKTHHLTVARRKQLGSGRTCDAPNKENETKVLQGTQQDIFSMDPWDFPFHVNNINNNQGTDRTGCEEADYCVLTELTRDHNTLTDVLFGRNLRLKVALTLWQRNVGELLTYFLSIQDTGVFVDFLPLISKCIDEDSSKITIGCCVDLFPLVGKVLSSPYEEHLTVGLKWVNSVLKNWWEDLKDSGFSGSTNSLLDENFQVFNQQLWELWQQEPVLKSVPGPAGDMAKVIDSFLSKLTCQQ; this is encoded by the exons ATATAATGGACCCCAACACTGAAGATGCAGAGAGCCAAAATGTTGAGGATCGCTTGCATCATGATGCAGCACAGTACAAAGTGAGCTATCCTAAAGGGAGAAACACAAAACAG GCGGATGATGCTGCAAATGAAGAGTGCAACAAAAAGAG ATACCCGGTTAGCCGCTCTGGGAACAACCCAGGCAGAGTGAAGCGGGTAGTGTCATGTAAAAGGAAGACTCATCATCTGACTGTGGCTCGAAGAAAGCAGCTTGGGTCTGGGAGAACTTGTGATGCtccaaacaaggaaaatgaaacaaaagtcTTGCagggcacacagcaggatattttcAGTATGGACCCCTGGGATTTCCCATTTCATGtcaataatatcaataacaaccAAGGAACTGATAGAACTGGTTGTGAAGAGGCTGACTACTGTGTACTGACTGAG CTCACGAGGGATCACAACACGCTGACTGACGTGCTTTTTGGAAGAAATCTAAGACTCAAAGTGGCTTTAACGTTGTGGCAGAGAAATGTTGGAGAGCTGCTGACATACTTTCTGAG TATCCAAGATACTGGTGTGTTTGTTGACTTTCTCCCGCTCATAAGCAAATG CATTGATGAGGATTCTTCAAAGATAACCATCGGCTGTTGTGTCGACCTCTTTCCTTTAGTTGGCAAAGTCCTCAGCAGTCCATATGAAGA GCATCTTACTGTTGGCCTAAAGTGGgtaaattcagttttaaaaaacTGGTGGGAGGATCTAAAAGATAGTGGCTTCAGTGGCTCAACAAACTCTCTGCTGGATGA AAACTTTCAAGTTTTTAATCAGCAGTTATGGGAATTGTGGCAGCAGGAACCCGTTTTGAAGTCTGTTCCAGGACCTGCAGGAGACATGGCAAAG GTCATCGATTCCTTCCTGTCTAAACTCACATGTCAGCAGTGA
- the LOC101487978 gene encoding KATNB1-like protein 1 isoform X3, which produces MDPNTEDAESQNVEDRLHHDAAQYKVSYPKGRNTKQADDAANEECNKKRYPVSRSGNNPGRVKRVVSCKRKTHHLTVARRKQLGSGRTCDAPNKENETKVLQGTQQDIFSMDPWDFPFHVNNINNNQGTDRTGCEEADYCVLTELTRDHNTLTDVLFGRNLRLKVALTLWQRNVGELLTYFLSIQDTGVFVDFLPLISKCIDEDSSKITIGCCVDLFPLVGKVLSSPYEEHLTVGLKWVNSVLKNWWEDLKDSGFSGSTNSLLDENFQVFNQQLWELWQQEPVLKSVPGPAGDMAKVIDSFLSKLTCQQ; this is translated from the exons ATGGACCCCAACACTGAAGATGCAGAGAGCCAAAATGTTGAGGATCGCTTGCATCATGATGCAGCACAGTACAAAGTGAGCTATCCTAAAGGGAGAAACACAAAACAG GCGGATGATGCTGCAAATGAAGAGTGCAACAAAAAGAG ATACCCGGTTAGCCGCTCTGGGAACAACCCAGGCAGAGTGAAGCGGGTAGTGTCATGTAAAAGGAAGACTCATCATCTGACTGTGGCTCGAAGAAAGCAGCTTGGGTCTGGGAGAACTTGTGATGCtccaaacaaggaaaatgaaacaaaagtcTTGCagggcacacagcaggatattttcAGTATGGACCCCTGGGATTTCCCATTTCATGtcaataatatcaataacaaccAAGGAACTGATAGAACTGGTTGTGAAGAGGCTGACTACTGTGTACTGACTGAG CTCACGAGGGATCACAACACGCTGACTGACGTGCTTTTTGGAAGAAATCTAAGACTCAAAGTGGCTTTAACGTTGTGGCAGAGAAATGTTGGAGAGCTGCTGACATACTTTCTGAG TATCCAAGATACTGGTGTGTTTGTTGACTTTCTCCCGCTCATAAGCAAATG CATTGATGAGGATTCTTCAAAGATAACCATCGGCTGTTGTGTCGACCTCTTTCCTTTAGTTGGCAAAGTCCTCAGCAGTCCATATGAAGA GCATCTTACTGTTGGCCTAAAGTGGgtaaattcagttttaaaaaacTGGTGGGAGGATCTAAAAGATAGTGGCTTCAGTGGCTCAACAAACTCTCTGCTGGATGA AAACTTTCAAGTTTTTAATCAGCAGTTATGGGAATTGTGGCAGCAGGAACCCGTTTTGAAGTCTGTTCCAGGACCTGCAGGAGACATGGCAAAG GTCATCGATTCCTTCCTGTCTAAACTCACATGTCAGCAGTGA